GGTTCAATGTTGGTGTCACAATGGCATAGAAGACCGGGACCAGGCTCTCCCAGCCTAGTGAGTGCTTTGAGATGGGGCGAAGGTACATAAAAAATGAAGTCCCAAAGAACAAGGACACAACAATGAGGTGGGAGGTGCAAGTGGAGAAGGTCTTATGCCTACTTGCTGAAGAACTAATCTTTAGGACAGCTGAAATGATATGAATGTATGAAATGAGGGTCAGTAGAAAGGAGCCCAGTCCATAGAAACCACTAAAAATAAAGAGCACCACCTCATTGGCATGAGTATCTGTGCATGCCAGTTTCAGCAGTGGAGGGATGTCGCAGAAGAACTGCTGGATCTGGTTGGAGGAACAAAAGGGAAGGTGGAATGTCATGCCAGTGTGGACAGCTGAGTTAAGGAACCCGCTTAACcaggaaccagctaccagacGTAGACAAACGGCCTTGTTCATGACAATCGGGTAGCACAAGGGATTGCACACAGCCACATAGCGATCATAAGCCATCACCGCAAGGAGAGTGCATTCAATGCTACCCAGAGAAATAAAGAAGTAGAGTTGGGTGGCACATGCTGGGAAGGAGATGGCATTAGTCTTTGCCAGGAAGTTTATTAGCATCTTGGGGACAGTGACGGATGTGTAACAGATCTCTAGGAAGGAGAGGctgctgaggaagaagtacatgggcaTATCCAGCTGAGAATCGACCCTGGTTAGGGTGATAATCAGGACATTCCCGGTCAATGTTGAGATATAAAGGACAAGAAACATACAGAAGAGAGCCAGCTTCATCTCTGGAAGGTTTGAGAATCCCAGCAGAAGAAAGTCCTTCACAAGGGTCTGGTTTTCCATCTCTGTAATGGGATTTGTATGTTGTATCTGTAGAGGAAACAAAGCTAATTTTTGTGAAGGAAAGACTCTTTGAAAATGTGGATTTTGAAGACTGGAGTTACCTTCAGCACAATCACTCACTCCAATCCCAACGTCTCAAACACATCTAGTTGTCAGGTAGTAACCCTATCCTTAACCTGAATGTTTCTGATgaatatgcattgtggatattctgaacctgacaccccccccccccaaaaaaaaccccaaaaaaaacatagTAACACTAGATGACAGTATAAAAAAGACCATTGGGTCCCGTTATTCCTAAAATGTCCACAATGCAAGTATATATCCCAGTTGCCAGCTATAGAAAGGATATCATTCCTTATCCAAGTCCATTTTCTTTATAGATAAGCATACAATATCATTTAATTAACAGACACTTGCTCCCCCTACCCATTTTTCCATTAAgctttgcaataatctaaacaACTGCCAGAACTTGTGAGGCCGTTTTCTGTAAATGCGGCTTCTATGTTCCCAGTGGCACTAAATGACACGGCATGCACAGTTTTGCTCTAGTGCGTGCTATTTTGTTTTAGCGCACACTAAAACAAAAGACCACAACACAAAAGAAGAATGAAGGAAACCAAAATGTATTTATGCACCCCTTTATTTTCAGTCTTCATAGGCAGTCTATAAATAGAGTCTAGGCATGAAAAAATGGGATTAAAGAGCAAAATGAaatgacttttgttttttttataactgcCCACCCCAAGTTTCTAAGCCAATTCTCCACTTTGGGGTCGACTCCCCAGGCTGTTCAGTTTATTCATTAGCCTATGCGGGTTCATCCTGaacgctttgctgaaatccattgTCGAGTCACCCATTGAAAGAGGCAACCAGACTTGTTTAACGCAGTCTCCCGCtggcaaaaaaaccaaaccaaaccaaaccatgCTGCATTCTCGGTACTTCCCTTGTGGAGATTATCTTTGAAAATGCGGTATCTTGCGCAAATGCAGCTATGAACGTCCCCCACGTACGCAGTCGAAAGGTAGGCGTTGGAAAGTACAAGCagagattttgaaaattcagtctccGTGCTCTTCGTTCCGGTTAACAGCCAATGTTACCTATGTTGGTGGTGGTTGGGGACAATCATTGAAACAGATTTTTCACTCTGTCAGGGGTACGATGTACGGTTTTGTGAACCCGTCCTTAAAATGGATAATCCAGATGTTActgcaggactggagacagaTGCACAATGTGTTTGTTTTCTCTCCTTACCCTGGACGAtcatatagagagagagagatgttaggtAGATTGGACTTAATGGACCTTTCGGATGTCTTTTAACCCAaccaattttttaaatcattttgaaagCATTCACCACTGCCTTCAGCTGGACATGCAGACATGGACCACAGCAAAATCTGCCATTTCCCACAGAGGTTTCTTTTTTAGCCAttttcaaataagaaaaaaagaatcaCGTGAGGACAAAGCCTGCACGTGCATGGATCTGGCGTGCTTTTCAACCTTGACCTCATTGAACAGATCTTCACCCTTCATGGCTTGAGCTCATTTTCTATAGGGAAGGTGACAGGACCATGaatcccctccctcccgcccACTAAACGTGACAATGATCAGACAACCAGATGGTGTCACTGCCTTAGCCCTTTCAGCCTGGGTTGTAAAGCTCTAACAAAAAGAAAGAGGGAAGTTTTACAGAGGCAATGTGAAATAGGGAATACAAAAGCTGATGGCGTACACTTTTCCCATGACCCGTTCGAGGAAAGCACACCCAATAAATTACATTGTGCATTAGTTCCTGCTGGAAGAATCTTGAAATCTTCCGAaataaacccccccaaaataaattcCCGATTTTTCCAAGAGGAAAACACAAACTTGTTTCTGCATAGTGAAAGCCCTGCTTCTGCGTGAATCCCTGCACTTACCCAGGCTGCTGCTAGATGTACGTGGAGCAGGGTGCGATGCCTCGCTGCTGGATTCGTAGCCACCAGTGGGAAGGAAGATGACAAAGACAGCCCTCCTCACCTCTCCAAATATTGGAACTTTTTCTGAAGTATGGTGGAGTGAAATAGCTCTTTTAACTCTGCAGGTAGCTTGGGGATGGTGTCAAGGGGCTGGGAGGAACAGCAAACTGTGTTCGGCTATTTGGGATTTAGACTCCCAAGGGTTTTGAAAACAGCAATAGAAAGTAGCACAGAATACTTGAATCTGACTCTATCCTATTGTTTATTATGATGCACCAACAAAGGAGCTTAATGTATTTAATCATTTTCTTAAGCTATTGAGTCTATCTGGCTCTCAAGGAATGTCAGAAGTATTGCATCCATAATGGACGGAAGACATCTCAGCAAGTAGATTTTTAGGAAGAAGTGTCAATTCAATTTTAAAAGTATAGAAGGCCAGTAAAGTTGTCATGGTGGTATATTGGATAGATATGTCATAGAATCtatcataatattaaaaaaatagatTAACACAAATCCAAACCAATCATAAAACATAATATAAGTAACACGATCAACCACTTTGGGCTGAAATGCAGACTGTCAAGTTCTTTAGTAGGGGTTGTCAAATTGAAATTCTCAAGGATGGCAAATTGGTCTAATgttcaggctatccctaatgaatatacagtggaccctcgagttacaaccggcttgacatacgaacaacttgggttacacccaaaattttagttttgagttacaacctgaacgctggccaaggccatgtgtatccACTCGTGCGTGTGGTTTCTTCTAATTGGgcgttttttcctgtcaatcgcgttttttttggGCTTAgtgggtgggacttctgctctgctgttgcagtgattggctgctgctgatgaggcctgtccatctcaggcacacccagagctgcaaatgttcacaggagcacataggcagacccagcaaggcattgcagcaagcaacagcatcactggtgaccaaggaagcttctgtgcagcagcagaaagggagtgcagcactcagctggctacagcaaggtatcaggaggggaggaatgagtatgctgggagggagaaatgagtgtttggggggccagagatgtgctctgacggggtggggaggggggaatcctccccctcctcccttcctgcaagccaaagatgccaacttgaatggtgagtacagtatgaaattgttgtttctggtaggctaggcacattttataactttttggtgagtacactaggaaaatgataggtgtttctggtaattgcACACATTATACAACCCTTTGTTATTATGAAAAtattaggtaaggggtgcttttgggaggtttggaacgcattatgggtatttccattatttctgaTGGAAAaaagtcttgagttacaaccaacttgagttacaaccagccctctggaacgaattgagttcataagtcaagtcaagggtccactgtacatGAGAGAATATTTGTTTACAGTTGACGTAGTTCATTtcaatatgtctcatgcatattctttagggatattctgaaaactagtTTATGATCCTCGAGGATTGAAGTTTGACAGGCCTCATCTTTAAGATAGGACCATGTCCATGCTTTGCAATGGTATAATTCATAGGTGTGGGTGTTATTATTATTGTAGCATAGTATATTGTAAACAAACCAACTTCGCTGAGCTAGCCACTGACCCATGTGAGTGCTTCAATGGAACTTGCTTGAGCAGATCTACCTTGGAAGACAGTGATAAGTAGATATTGTAGGGAAGACCCATCATATTAGTAGCTTTGATATGTAATATCTCTGGATGTCTAAGATTTTATGTAGAATAAAATGAATGATGGAATTAACTGGTATTCTTGTGTCTGTGGCTTGGTACTTGCACGATATCTTACTGCTTGATAGACTATAGCTGAAGTGTGATTGGTAGCTGCATGTGTCCAGATAGCTAAATATTGCTAAAGCAGGCCAACCATTTTATGAAGATTGACATCAGCACTAGcaaaacaattaaacaaaaagtaaatgttaatcacttgtttactctttcaaaaagtacaaagattaggggacacaaCACAATTCAGGTTTttgaattcattgctagaggatgtggtgaaagctattagaatAACTacatttaaaagaggtttggacaagttcctggaggaaaagtccattaaccattattaagggagagttgcagaaatccactgcttattcttgggataagcaatttggaatctctctaccccttgggatcctgccaggagcttgtgatctggcttggccactatgggaaacaggatactgggtttgatggacctttggtctgacccagcatggcaagtcttatatacttatcctgccttgcctcccagctcattgccttgcccagcctggtCCTGTCCACCCCTTTCCTACTCACTCCTTGCCTTCTCTGACTCATTTCCTGTTGGTCACTTGGACCgcctgcctggacactgaccttgcTTGACTGCCACTTGCCTTGACCCTCTGCCTCGATACCGACCTTGTCAGACcattgcctgccctgactcttggctGCATTCCATCACAGTGGACATTCTCCTAAGTCCTGCAGgcctcagaacccaaaggctAAACCTGCGAGGGGTTGGAACAGGTGGAGCCCTTCTACTACTTCCGGCTCCGCAGACCCAGCTGATGCTCATGCTGCTTTATCAGGGTGCGCAGGCCCAGCCAATGCTGTTCCCCCTTTTGAGTCCTCTTTTCTTCCAGCCTGTATGGCCCAGCTAACACCGATGCTGCTGTTTAGTTATGATACCCAAGCCTGACTAAGACTGCTTTGCCTTCTGAGTCCTCCTTCTGGCTCCACAGCCCCCAGTTGATACTCCTTTGAGCCTCTCCAGCCTGGCCTCAGTTGCTTTGCCTCCAGTCCTTCGACATCAGCCCTGGAAGAGCACTAAGTGACCAACCCAAAACTTGTGGCcttctaggcagctgcctagctTGACTAGTACTTCCACTAGCCATGGAGCAACTTTAAGATGACAAGCTAAATCTCATGGCAAGGCAGCATGCCTTCAGCACCTGGTGCTTTTCTATGAATGGATAATATACACATACTCAtttactcacacatgctctcatacacacccacatgctctctctcccatatacacatatgctctctctcacacacacacactttctgtcacacacacatgctttctgatACATatactctctcttacacacatacatgctctttcttgtacacacatgctcattttcacatgtactctttcacacacacacacactgagctctctctcatacccatattctgtctcacatatacatacacatatgctctgtcatatactatctctctcacacacacatgcacttatTCTAaaacatatgctctctctcacataaacaaactctcacatgctctgcctcacaaacacatgctcgctctctctatattctctctcacatgctctacttcacacatacacacacatgcttgctctctcactctctcttgctctctccccaGAACATATGGGCTTGCACATCATTGGGATGCATCTTCTCTTTTCCATGTGTGGGATGGACACTGCTTCTACTATTGGCCTCATGGGCTTGGCCAATGCTATGCACATCCGAGACCTGTTCTTTCTTCTAGCTTCCTGGAACCCATGCTGatgcctcctgcttcttctggccAGAGTGATTgggccttcttcttcttcctgtccATATGGACCCAAGTGACTCACTTCCTCTTTTGGCCCCTGCAGATGGGAAGAAGAAGGTCCAATCACCATGGTCCTGGCACCAGGAAGAGTCTGGAATGTTGCTGCCTAAAAACTATATCTAAATAGGGAAAGTAGAAGCATTTGGTGGCTGGTCTCAAACCTCAGGCACTCTAAAAGGTCTCCTAGCCTGCCTAATGCTTTCACCAGCCATGCAAAAGAATGTTTAATGAACTCACATAGCTATACAGTTTTCAAATGGCATTAAGAAATACATCGTTTTCCTGGTAGTGTTCATGAGGTTGGTCATCCAAATCTCGCATTGTGAAACTGAATGATTTTATAAAAAGTCATTTTCCTGTGTATGAGTTTTTGCAGGGCTGCCTTCACCTCTTTGTTCCTCAAGCTGTAGATGATCGGATTTAGAATTGGTGTTACAATGGCATAGAAAACAGGGACCAGGCTCTCCCAGGCTAGTGAGTGCTTTGAGGTGGATTGTAGGTACATAAAGAATGAGGTCCCAAAGAACAAGGACACAACAATAAGGTGGGAGGTGCAAGTGGAGAATGTCTTACGCCTACTTGCTGAAGTGTGAATCTTCAAGACGGTTAATATAATTTTAATGTATGAAATTAGGGTCAGTAGGAAAGAGCCCAATCCATATGCACCGCCAACAATAAAGAGCACCACATTGTTGGTGCGAGTATCTGTGCATGCCAGTTTCAGCAGTGGAGGGATGTCGCAGAAGAACTGCTGGATCTGGTTGGAGGAGCAAAATGGAAGGTGGAATGTCATGCTAGTGTGGACGGCTGAGTTAAGGAACCCGCTTAACcaggaaccagctaccagacGTAGACAAACGGCCTTGTTCATGACAATTGGGTAGCACAAGGGATTGCACACAGCCACATAGCGATCATAAGCCATCACCGCAAGGAGAGTGCATTCAATGCTACCCAGAGAAATAAAGAAGTAGAGTTGGGTGGCACATGCCGGGAAGGAGATGGCATTAGTCTTTGCCAGGAAGTTTATCAGCATCTTGGGGACAGTGACGGATGTGTAACAGATCTCTAGGAAGGAGAGGCagctgaggaagaagtacatagGCATGTCCAGCTGAGAATCGACCCTGGTTAGGGTGATAATCAGGACATTCCCGGTCAATGTTGAGATATAAAGGACAAGAAACATACAGAAGAGAGCCAGCTGCATCTCTGGAAGGTTTGAGAATCCCAGCAGAAGAAAATCCTTCACAAAGGTCTGATTTTCCATCTCTGTAAGGGGTTGATTGTTTTCTGTAGAAAATCGATTTATAAAAAACATTATTTTTGTTGATATACAGGTTGTTTCTGTAGAGGAAACAAAGAATGACATTTTTTGTGATGGGAAGACTATGAAAACGAGAAGAAGGGAATCAATGACCGTCctcgaaaaaaaaaaccaaacaaaaaaactggtTTAGTTATCAGGATAATGAAAGTATGCAATTTGCCTGGGTTCTTAGGGCTGCCACCAGACCCCGATCCATTTTTGCTTTTGTAATTGTTCCATCTGCTTTTCCTAGAAAACGTGGAACTCCAGGTTCAGAGTTGTAATGGTCAAAAGCAGAACTAGATCGGCTTGTAAGGGTTGTCCTGAGGTGGGTGACAACCCTGTTCTTAAACCAAGTGTAtttaatgaatattcattgtggatatcctgaggaggaaaaaaaagcagACCTGATTATGGTTCCCAGGCATCAGTGTTGTCAATGTTAGAACTGTTCTCCAAGCATTGTgcattcttatttaaaaaaatataaaggaagtAGAAATTATGCGGCAAAATAACTATGGGACTTTAGAAAGACCTGCTGGTGTTCCCtctctttatttattaaaaaatacttGTATTCTGCAGcttccaaatttaaaatttgtccaGGGTGGATCACATAAGTACATGTATAAAACATAAGTATCAACCATATATTACATAAACATTACATAAAAGTAGCACATATGCGTTagtaccataagcaaattgctgggcagactagatggacgagttggtctttttctgccatcattactatgttaaaagGCTGTGTTTTTACCTCCTTCTTGAAGTCTTTCGCATCCTGCATTCCTCTCACCTCAACTGGCACGTTATTCCACTGTGCTGGAGCGACAAATGAAAAAGCTCTGGATCGAGTTCGAGATAACCTACCCTCTTCCACCGATGGAGCCTGAACGCAACTTCCTACTTGGGGTATAACACGACAGCATGTTCTTCAAAGTCACTGTCAACCCCCGTACACAGCACCTTATGTACCATAACCATCAGACGAAACCTTGCCCGAAAcgttactggtaaccagtgcagatgCTGGAGCGCGGATGCTACGTGCTCAAGTTTAGGCAAACCCAACCAATCTGTGCTCTGCAATAACTGCAGTGATCTCAGCACGTTGTCTGGCAGCCCCACCAGCAACCTTGCACAAAAAAATCCGCACAATGTTTTTTCTTCATGTGAATGTTGTATGAAGATAGCACTTGATGTGTCATAAATGTTTAAACAATTGTATTTGGAGTGTTGTAAGGCAAATTTGAAACTTTGCCCATTTCATGTGAAGGATGATTGAGGAATGAGTGTGATACATGTATGGTATGAGCGCAGTAATTGAGGGGTAAAGCATGTCTGGGTAATTTTAATGGATTGGATATAATGAATATCGGAAATTTAGGGCAGGGTCCCTGTACGTAGCAAACACATTTGTAAAACTTGGAGGTACTACATTGTTGAAAATAAAAGATAAGATTGGCATGAATAATTGCCGTGGGCCCTCTGATTTACTGAGTTTTCAGAGGACATGTGGGTCACCTTCTGTTTACCACATAAGGTGACCCGAGAGCTAGCCAGCTAGTCACTTTGGAAAATGCGTCCCTAGGCGAATAAGAAAGGACATGAAGCAAACCATGCGGATGATCGGATCACAAACATGGGAGTgaccgtgccccccccccccttcccaacgGACAGACAGACTGACTGAATCAGCGCCCAGCTTGGAGAGCACTAAAGAAGGGGAGGCAGGGGGTTTTCATGGATGCAGCGAGAGAGCCGCCGTTTTTCGGGGCCAAGTTTTGAAACCCTGTGGGCAGCTGCAAAGTCCATGGATTTTGCACCAGGGACTCAAAGGGGTAGCATGCATGCATTTTTCCTTTTCCCAAGGAAAGAAATACCCGAGGATGTTttcacttcctcttttttttttgcctgtggaTACATTCTTCCAGCAAAAACAGTGCATGCAGTGTTGAAAATGCCAAACTACGCCCATTGTTGCCTCCTCCTGTCTGACCTTGCCCTGGGAATGCCTTGAAGAAAAGGCAGGTAGAAAGTACATGCACTGCAGATTACAACAAACATAAGTTTTACCTGCGCACGGGGAGTGGGTGTTCTCTTTTAAATTGCCCTTTTACCCTTGTAAGCAGCCATCAACATGGGTAAATCACTTGGAGAAAATTGCTCTGGTTTGGCTTAACACGTGCAAAAAGGAATGCCCCCAATAGATTCCTAGGTGCACAAAATTTGTCACCGGGAGAAAATGAAAAatcacaccaaaaaaaaaccaacagaaaATTCCCATTTTTCCACCAGGAAAATTTGCATCCATTTCTCCTAATAGAAATGACTACTTCTGCATGGCTGACCTGCCCCCGAATGCAGTTCAGGTCTCTCCGGAAAAAGCCCTTCACTTACCCCCTGCCGTCGCTAGATAAGCAGAGAACACGGCGCAAGGTCTCGCTGCCccaggagggagggaagatgaCAAAGAAAACTCCAGCCCTTTCTTGCCACCCAAAAACCATTTTCTGAAGCTTTGTTGGCGTGAGCTCAGTTCTTTTAGCTCTGCAGGCAGCTTGAGGAATCACCACGGGGCTGGGAGGAATGGCTAAATCCTGTTTCGAGGGCCTTGGGGACACAGGCTCTGAAGAATCGGGCAGACAGTGACTGCACAGAATGCTTTGATTTGTGTCTTTTGGCGTTGGCAATGGAAGGGATGGAGTGGAAAAAACTCAGCTTTTTCAGGCTGCTATCAAATGCTCACCACTCCAATACTAAAAATACACTTCCTATAGACTTGGGTTTGTCTTGAGATTGTAATGTTCCATGGAGCAAGGACAGCTCTTATGcatatctgtacagcactgtgtatgagTAGTAGGGTTTTGAAATGATAAATAGCACATTAGTAGTAGGCGTCAACAGAAGAGTCTACTGTATTTCAACATTTTCTCTTGCTGTTGAGTTTATCTGGTTCAAACGGGCCAGTTAACTACTTAAAAAGCCCTGGGCAAACCTCTGTGGATggaccccatttttttttttatattgcctgCCACCCTTCCATGTCTCCCCAGCCCTAGTACTCTTgtccttccctcccacctctgTGAATCCGAGGCAGCCAGACCACTTCTTCCACAGCAGCTGACGGAAGGGCAGTCCACATGCTCCTAGAACTTCCAGTCTATGAAAATCAACCCAAACAtacctctctccctttttctggcCTAGCCATGCTGCAAGCACACCTATGCCAGCTTCTGCTCATATGGGCATGAGGCATCTTCTTTCTTTTGGCTTGTACAGACAGGTGGAAGCATGGTGTTAAGGGTCTTGTACTATGAGCAGAGCCGGCGCAAGGCCATTGGAGACCCTAGCTcggtggttcccaaacctgtactGGAGAACCTCCAGTGAGGCAGGCTTTCAAGATACGCACAGCAAAAGTGCATGAGGTCAAATGATGTGCATTGCCTCAATtgcttgcaaatttatctcatgcatattcattacaaatATGATGAAAACCCGGCTGGCCGGGGACCACTGcactaggtgaaccttcagcctttCAGCCCTACCCCCATTTAATCTTTCAGGCCCACGGCACCCCCCCTGGTGCGTGCGGGTCACGACTCACGTGTGCAAGGGGGGTGATTTGAAAAAAATACGCACGGAACGTGATTGGCCCATTCCTacttccctcccaggctgctccaattaaggagcggattgggagggaacttccctatccccctacctactcttcctcccttttcccctctcttctgtGACCCCTAACCTATCCTATctaccctcattttttttttttttaaattttggaacttacttgctcccaggagcagcagtaagttcggCACGCCGGCTGGttgccggcgcgcgcttccccagAACAGGGCCTACTGGCGCTGTCCCAGCCAACCCCCCACCCCTGGCCTGCCCTTTTTTTTAAAGGCCCAGCGCTTCTGCATGTACCGGTAGAAAAAAGCGCATGGCTGGgccgtttctaaaatgcgctcggcgcacGCATGGCCCAACCACGCGCATAGCTCCCGGTATTTGCGCGTGCCGGGCTTTAAAAGTGTGCccgtatatttttaaatattagacGTTGCTTTGAATATGTATGTACAAAATACAGATACGTTTCAGAAAGCctgatgaatgtgtcatctgCGACTTTTGAGGGTagactgcaaaaaaagaaaatccagaaaTGGCTTCTGGTTGGTTCTGCCTGGCTGGGCTAAACTAGGATGTTTTTCCCTTACTATTCATCATAAACAAAATACTTACATTCTGTTATCCTTTACTTAGTGACACAAGCTCCTTCCAATTACCTGATGTTTTGGAgagaaacagaaaaccctgcaaaacttGTCACTCAGGACCCATATAGAATAAAtgtcataccaaaacagcactaacttcccAGACgccaaacagcaacaactctgtATGAAAGGCCCCATTGAGAATAATCTAGCAGGCCCTAAAGCACCAATTCACCTCTTCTACTGGGCCTGGCACTTACAGAGTGTATTTCTGATGTCATAGTGAGGGATCACCTGGGATCCAGAGATTACATTGGATTCTGTGGTTCGGTGGTGGTTTATTCAAAGGTGAGAACCCTGAACTTCAGGGaaatgaaaatatcttttacataTTCATAAAAGATCTAGAAAAGGCTTTGCATGGCTGAGCTCCCAGATGTTTTAACACTGTTTTAAAAGTTTATTGCCCTTCCCGTACTCTTTTCAGGGAGTTTGAGATATCTCCCTCAGTTAAACAGATCAAATTAGCTGAATCGAGAGAACGGTTGGTTTTCATGGCTGGGCCCCAATTTTGCAATGCATTGCCCAGTGTTCTAAAGGCTGAGACATCTATTTTAAGATTCAGGAAGCTgcggaaggctttttttttttta
The DNA window shown above is from Rhinatrema bivittatum chromosome 19, aRhiBiv1.1, whole genome shotgun sequence and carries:
- the LOC115080321 gene encoding olfactory receptor 1020-like gives rise to the protein MVIGPSSSHLQGPKEEIQHTNPITEMENQTLVKDFLLLGFSNLPEMKLALFCMFLVLYISTLTGNVLIITLTRVDSQLDMPMYFFLSSLSFLEICYTSVTVPKMLINFLAKTNAISFPACATQLYFFISLGSIECTLLAVMAYDRYVAVCNPLCYPIVMNKAVCLRLVAGSWLSGFLNSAVHTGMTFHLPFCSSNQIQQFFCDIPPLLKLACTDTHANEVVLFIFSGFYGLGSFLLTLISYIHIISAVLKISSSASRHKTFSTCTSHLIVVSLFFGTSFFMYLRPISKHSLGWESLVPVFYAIVTPTLNPIIYSLRNKEVKGALQKLIHRKMMLYKKTQFLKARFG
- the LOC115080322 gene encoding olfactory receptor 1020-like, which codes for MENQTFVKDFLLLGFSNLPEMQLALFCMFLVLYISTLTGNVLIITLTRVDSQLDMPMYFFLSCLSFLEICYTSVTVPKMLINFLAKTNAISFPACATQLYFFISLGSIECTLLAVMAYDRYVAVCNPLCYPIVMNKAVCLRLVAGSWLSGFLNSAVHTSMTFHLPFCSSNQIQQFFCDIPPLLKLACTDTRTNNVVLFIVGGAYGLGSFLLTLISYIKIILTVLKIHTSASRRKTFSTCTSHLIVVSLFFGTSFFMYLQSTSKHSLAWESLVPVFYAIVTPILNPIIYSLRNKEVKAALQKLIHRKMTFYKIIQFHNARFG